In Brachypodium distachyon strain Bd21 chromosome 2, Brachypodium_distachyon_v3.0, whole genome shotgun sequence, one genomic interval encodes:
- the LOC100824370 gene encoding uncharacterized protein LOC100824370: protein MEEKRLWREAALMVPETLLLVGTSEGLLASINDACKLLGEDIWGSPEDDDDVEVEVVVSPEESTTGGGSDSDSGRRFGALLRTANSCGLAHTTVGSPLFTTLDGDQSYGSGFPSYSPLMNTTGGRRYGSAAAMDTSDGEAEIAPYDERIHNELLDAGFDHWANLLASAISPSGPLTAAHREITRLVALHGEAGHVLALSAARLGLRDDGPAWAARCDHRAAFLPNAHDALLRLSAAASATAAAEDFLRWRSPDSPRRSQWGSVARKLVGDARRDVLEARRAVELMRDAAVREFFDAWALLKRAAP, encoded by the coding sequence ATGGAGGAGAAGCGGCTctggagggaggcggcgctcATGGTGCCCGAGACCCTCCTACTCGTCGGCACCTCGGAGGGGCTTCTCGCCAGCATCAACGACGCCTGCAAGCTGCTCGGCGAGGACATCTGGGGAAGccccgaggacgacgacgacgtcgaggTCGAGGTCGTCGTCTCTCCCGAGGAGAgcaccaccggcggcggctccgacTCCGACTCCGGGCGCCGCTTCGGGGCCCTCTTGAGGACTGCCAACAGCTGCGGCCTCGCGCACACCACCGTCGGATCCCCCTTGTTCACCACCCTCGACGGCGACCAGAGCTACGGCTCTGGGTTCCCCAGCTACTCCCCCTTGATGAACACCACCGGCGGGCGGAGGTACGgctccgcggccgccatggacACCAGCGATGGCGAGGCCGAGATCGCCCCCTACGACGAGCGCATCCACAACGAGCTGCTCGACGCCGGCTTCGACCACTGGGCCAACCTCCTGGCCAGCGCAATCAGCCCCAGCGGACCCCTCACCGCCGCCCACCGCGAGATCACGCGCCTCGTCGCGCTCCACGGCGAGGCCGGCCACGTCCTGGCCctctccgccgcgcgcctcgGCCTCCGCGACGACGGCCCGGCCTGGGCGGCGCGCTGCGACCACCGGGCCGCTTTCCTCCCCAACGCGCACGACGCGCTGCTCAGGCTGAGCGCCGCGGCGTCGGCcaccgcggccgccgaggACTTCCTCCGCTGGCGGTCGCCCGATTCCCCGCGCCGGAGCCAGTGGGGCTCGGTGGCGAGGAAGCTCGTGGGGGACGCCAGACGCGACGTCCTGGAGGCCCGGCGCGCCGTGGAGCTCATGCGCGACGCCGCCGTGCGCGAGTTCTTCGACGCCTGGGCGCTCCTCAAGCGCGCCGCGCCCTGA